A genomic stretch from Rhodobacterales bacterium HKCCA1288 includes:
- a CDS encoding AzlC family ABC transporter permease — protein sequence MRKTPSDSAYLSGIIGGLPFLLVLLPFGLLFGVLGTEAGLPLSQVMGFSFLVIAGSAQFTALQLMTENAPVLVVLASALAVNLRMAMYSASITPHLGAAPLWQRALLSYMLVDQTYAMAMQTYEAQPERSVRWKVVYFFGLATPICPLWYGATYAGAVLGATIPPEFALDFAVPITFLALVAPALRTLAHIAAAMTSVVMAVLLNWMPYNLWLMVAGISAMIVGAEVERRMSLAKAKLT from the coding sequence ATGCGCAAAACCCCTTCAGACTCGGCCTATCTCTCTGGGATCATTGGTGGATTGCCGTTCCTGTTGGTGCTCCTGCCATTTGGTCTTTTATTTGGGGTTCTTGGCACAGAAGCGGGTCTGCCCCTGTCGCAAGTCATGGGATTTTCTTTCCTTGTCATTGCGGGCTCAGCCCAATTCACCGCGCTGCAGCTGATGACGGAAAATGCACCCGTCCTCGTGGTTTTGGCCTCTGCTTTGGCTGTTAATCTGCGCATGGCGATGTATTCAGCCTCGATCACCCCACATTTAGGGGCCGCGCCTTTATGGCAGCGCGCGCTGTTATCCTACATGTTGGTCGACCAAACCTATGCAATGGCCATGCAAACCTATGAGGCACAGCCTGAACGCTCGGTCAGATGGAAAGTGGTCTATTTCTTCGGACTCGCGACCCCGATCTGCCCCCTGTGGTATGGCGCGACCTATGCAGGCGCAGTCTTAGGAGCAACCATACCACCTGAATTTGCACTCGATTTCGCAGTTCCGATTACCTTTCTTGCATTGGTGGCCCCCGCCTTGCGCACACTTGCGCATATCGCGGCGGCAATGACCTCGGTGGTTATGGCGGTCTTGCTAAATTGGATGCCCTATAACCTTTGGTTGATGGTCGCAGGGATCTCCGCCATGATCGTTGGCGCAGAGGTGGAACGGCGCATGAGCCTTGCAAAGGCGAAGCTGACATGA
- a CDS encoding AzlD domain-containing protein, translated as MSAYSETTVWLIIAALGCGTYLVRLSFLGILGNRDLPEWVLRHLRYTPVAILPALITPLVLWPQATGGALDAPRLSAAIVALSVGVWRKNAIAAVFAGMATLYGVGYFLG; from the coding sequence ATGAGCGCCTATTCCGAAACCACGGTCTGGCTGATCATCGCTGCGCTTGGCTGCGGCACTTATCTTGTGCGGCTGTCTTTTTTGGGGATTTTGGGCAACCGCGATCTGCCAGAATGGGTCTTGCGCCATTTGCGCTATACGCCCGTGGCGATCCTGCCCGCATTGATCACGCCCTTGGTGCTATGGCCGCAAGCGACAGGCGGCGCGCTAGATGCCCCCCGATTGAGTGCGGCAATCGTGGCCTTGAGCGTGGGGGTCTGGCGCAAAAATGCCATTGCAGCTGTCTTTGCGGGCATGGCAACGCTATACGGCGTGGGTTATTTCCTCGGCTAA
- a CDS encoding Lrp/AsnC family transcriptional regulator gives MGFELDITDRKILEVLQKNGRITNAELSEQVNLSASSCHRRIARLEQEGIIRDYVALVDHRAIGRMTTVFVEISLSGQADEVLQAFEQAVKRVPDVLECHLMAGSADYLLKVVARDSEDFARVHREYLARLPGVSKMQSSFALKNVFSTTALPI, from the coding sequence ATGGGTTTTGAGTTGGACATCACGGATCGCAAAATCTTGGAAGTTTTGCAAAAGAACGGCCGCATCACCAATGCGGAGCTATCCGAACAGGTGAATTTGTCCGCCTCGTCCTGTCATCGGCGGATCGCGCGCTTGGAGCAGGAGGGAATCATCCGAGATTATGTCGCCTTGGTGGATCACCGTGCGATTGGTCGGATGACAACCGTCTTTGTGGAAATTAGCCTGTCAGGACAGGCGGACGAGGTTTTGCAGGCCTTCGAGCAGGCTGTGAAGCGGGTGCCAGATGTGTTGGAATGCCATCTTATGGCAGGCAGCGCGGATTATCTTCTAAAGGTGGTGGCACGCGACAGCGAAGATTTCGCCCGCGTGCATCGCGAATATCTGGCCCGTTTGCCGGGGGTTTCGAAGATGCAATCCAGCTTTGCTCTGAAAAACGTATTTTCAACAACTGCCTTGCCGATTTAG
- the mscL gene encoding large conductance mechanosensitive channel protein MscL has product MFAEFKSFIARGNVMDMAVGIIIGAAFTAIVTSLVGDLINPLIAIFTGGIDFSGWFYALDGNDYASLAVALEAGAPVFAIGKFVMAVINFLIVAFVVFMLVRLVNRIKSMTEAEKEEAASAPAGPSELDILIEIRDALAKK; this is encoded by the coding sequence ATGTTTGCAGAATTCAAAAGCTTCATTGCCCGTGGCAATGTTATGGATATGGCTGTGGGGATTATCATCGGGGCAGCCTTTACCGCGATTGTAACGTCACTCGTGGGCGACTTGATCAATCCATTGATCGCTATCTTCACGGGCGGGATTGATTTCTCAGGTTGGTTCTACGCCTTAGACGGAAATGACTATGCCTCGCTTGCCGTGGCGCTCGAAGCAGGCGCGCCTGTTTTTGCGATTGGGAAATTTGTGATGGCGGTCATCAATTTCTTGATCGTAGCTTTTGTGGTTTTCATGCTGGTGCGTTTGGTCAACCGCATCAAATCTATGACAGAAGCAGAGAAGGAAGAAGCCGCTTCAGCCCCCGCAGGCCCAAGCGAATTGGACATTCTGATTGAAATCCGTGATGCTCTGGCCAAGAAGTAA
- a CDS encoding DUF3429 domain-containing protein, which yields MSSRDHIPKAALYLGLAGVLPFAYAALCLIVPSAAPLGDWLLPNFAPDILLRNYGIVILCFMAGVIWGFAVHAPSPQMMGYGFAASTIPALVAFFLGFGPTHQALPILIMGFLALLPLDAWAMRAGLAPNWWLRLRGLLSSLVILCLTLGVLYA from the coding sequence ATGAGCAGCAGGGATCACATACCAAAGGCGGCATTATATTTAGGCTTGGCGGGGGTTTTGCCCTTTGCCTACGCCGCGCTGTGCTTGATCGTCCCTTCCGCCGCTCCCCTTGGCGACTGGCTTCTGCCGAATTTCGCACCCGATATACTGCTGCGCAATTATGGGATCGTGATCCTGTGTTTTATGGCGGGGGTCATATGGGGCTTTGCTGTGCATGCGCCATCACCGCAGATGATGGGATATGGCTTTGCGGCATCCACGATCCCCGCATTGGTGGCGTTTTTCCTTGGATTTGGCCCAACCCATCAGGCTTTGCCCATCCTGATCATGGGCTTCTTGGCGCTTTTGCCCCTTGATGCATGGGCGATGCGTGCGGGCCTTGCACCGAACTGGTGGCTGCGATTGCGCGGGCTTTTGAGCAGCCTTGTCATTTTGTGCCTAACACTGGGCGTGCTCTATGCCTGA
- the rnhA gene encoding ribonuclease HI has product MPELFAYTDGACSGNPGPGGWGALLQAKAGHTVVKERELKGGEADTTNNRMELLAAINALEALERPSTITVVTDSAYVKGGITEWLRSWKRNNWRTATKKPVKNEDLWRRLDEAAARHQVTWTWVKGHAGHPENERADALARAGMAPFK; this is encoded by the coding sequence ATGCCTGAGCTATTCGCCTATACGGATGGGGCCTGTTCAGGCAACCCTGGCCCTGGTGGATGGGGTGCGCTGCTGCAGGCCAAGGCTGGCCATACCGTTGTCAAGGAACGCGAGCTCAAAGGCGGTGAAGCAGACACCACCAATAATCGAATGGAGCTTTTAGCCGCGATTAACGCGCTTGAGGCGCTGGAGCGTCCAAGCACGATCACTGTGGTGACAGACAGCGCCTATGTCAAAGGCGGCATCACCGAATGGCTGCGCAGTTGGAAACGCAATAATTGGCGCACCGCCACAAAAAAGCCTGTCAAAAACGAAGACCTTTGGCGGCGTTTGGATGAGGCGGCAGCGCGCCATCAGGTAACGTGGACATGGGTCAAGGGCCATGCAGGCCATCCCGAGAACGAACGCGCGGATGCCTTGGCCCGTGCGGGCATGGCCCCCTTCAAATAA
- a CDS encoding methionyl-tRNA formyltransferase, whose amino-acid sequence MRIVFMGSPEFSCAPLRALIAAGHEIAAVYCQPPRPAGRGKKPRATPVQALAEDLHVPVRHPETLRNAEAQAEFTAWAADIAVVVAYGLILPQAVLDAPRLGCVNIHASLLPRWRGAAPIHRAIMAGDDETGISIMQMEAGLDTGPVLLTRTLPIGAEDTTAALHDRLSQLGAEAIVAALADFDSLTPVPQPQEGVTYAEKIDKAEAAIDWSNDAAEIDRQIRGLSPLPGAWTTHSGRRLKFLACRRAQARPDGAVAGSVIDGLTIACGRGAIEITELQPEGKPRMAAADFLRGTDLPAGTILGL is encoded by the coding sequence TTGCGTATTGTTTTCATGGGCTCGCCCGAATTTTCTTGTGCGCCTTTGCGCGCCTTGATTGCGGCGGGGCATGAGATTGCTGCGGTCTATTGTCAGCCCCCCCGTCCCGCAGGGCGCGGCAAAAAACCCCGCGCGACCCCTGTTCAGGCTTTGGCCGAAGATCTGCACGTGCCGGTGCGCCATCCCGAAACCTTGCGCAATGCCGAGGCACAGGCCGAATTCACGGCATGGGCTGCCGATATTGCCGTGGTTGTGGCTTATGGTTTGATCTTGCCTCAGGCGGTGCTTGACGCGCCGCGCTTGGGCTGTGTGAATATCCATGCTTCGCTTTTGCCGCGTTGGCGTGGCGCGGCCCCTATTCATCGCGCGATTATGGCGGGGGATGATGAGACAGGCATTTCCATTATGCAAATGGAAGCGGGGCTTGATACGGGGCCAGTTTTATTGACCCGCACCCTGCCAATCGGCGCGGAGGATACCACCGCCGCACTGCATGATCGTCTTTCGCAGCTTGGCGCTGAGGCGATTGTTGCCGCGCTTGCCGATTTTGACAGTCTCACCCCTGTTCCGCAGCCGCAAGAGGGCGTGACCTATGCCGAAAAGATCGACAAGGCCGAGGCTGCCATAGACTGGTCGAATGATGCCGCAGAGATTGACCGCCAAATTCGCGGCCTTTCACCCTTGCCTGGTGCATGGACAACGCATTCGGGGCGGCGGTTAAAATTCCTTGCCTGCCGAAGGGCGCAGGCGCGGCCCGATGGGGCTGTGGCAGGGTCGGTCATTGATGGCCTGACAATCGCGTGCGGCAGGGGCGCGATTGAGATCACCGAACTGCAACCCGAGGGCAAGCCGCGCATGGCCGCTGCCGATTTCTTGCGTGGCACAGACCTGCCTGCAGGGACAATTTTGGGCTTGTGA
- a CDS encoding peptide deformylase has product MIYPILIHPDPRLKKVAQDVPDLSDELRALADDMLKTMYHAPGIGLAAPQIGIDQRVIVMDCVKEEGATPRPTAMFNPKIVESSDEKNIHEEGCLSIPDVYADVERPRDVTVEWLDRDGVLQRETFTGLWATCVQHEIDHLDGVLFIDYLKPLKRQLITRKMQKLKRDIARDKV; this is encoded by the coding sequence ATGATTTACCCAATATTAATCCATCCTGATCCTCGTCTGAAAAAGGTCGCACAAGATGTGCCCGACCTCTCGGATGAGTTGCGCGCTCTTGCAGATGATATGCTCAAGACGATGTATCACGCGCCCGGTATTGGTCTGGCTGCGCCACAGATTGGGATTGATCAGCGCGTGATCGTGATGGATTGCGTCAAAGAGGAAGGGGCAACACCCCGCCCGACCGCGATGTTCAACCCCAAGATCGTGGAATCCTCGGATGAAAAAAACATCCACGAGGAAGGCTGTTTGTCGATCCCAGATGTTTATGCTGATGTCGAGCGTCCGCGCGATGTGACCGTGGAATGGTTGGATCGCGATGGCGTTTTGCAGCGCGAGACATTTACGGGGCTATGGGCCACTTGCGTGCAGCATGAGATTGACCACCTCGATGGGGTTCTCTTTATCGATTATCTCAAGCCCTTGAAGCGGCAATTGATTACTCGAAAGATGCAAAAGCTTAAGCGCGACATCGCGCGCGATAAGGTGTAG
- a CDS encoding pyridoxal phosphate-dependent aminotransferase has product MNFDEIINRQNTHSMKWDMMSSIYGIGPEDGLSMWVADMDFRPPQSVQTALQNMLDHGIYGYYGDERAYRAAIGWWMANRHGWEIEPDWIFTTHGLVNGTALCVDTYTQEGDGVVLMTPVYHAFARVIRAANRQVVECPLALIEGKYHLDIPAWDAAMTGREKMLILCSPHNPGGRVWTVEELQAIADFARRHDLILVSDEIHHDLIMPGHTHTPMAKIDGIMDRLVMMTATTKTFNIAGGHSGNVIIPDAELRKHFAARMGALGISANSFGLAMAEAAYSPEGAEWVDALCAYLAKNAETFDAGIAKIPGLKPMKLEATYLSWVDFSGTGMSHEESIARVEGDARIATNYGSSFGLGGAPFLRFNLAMPHAQIEEAVARMQKAFADLQ; this is encoded by the coding sequence ATGAACTTTGACGAAATCATCAATCGCCAAAACACCCATTCAATGAAATGGGATATGATGTCGTCAATTTATGGGATTGGCCCAGAAGATGGGTTGTCCATGTGGGTGGCAGATATGGATTTCCGCCCCCCTCAATCTGTGCAAACCGCGCTGCAAAACATGCTCGATCATGGCATTTACGGCTATTACGGCGATGAACGCGCCTATCGCGCCGCCATTGGATGGTGGATGGCAAACCGCCACGGTTGGGAGATTGAGCCCGACTGGATCTTCACCACCCATGGTCTGGTGAACGGAACGGCCCTTTGCGTGGATACCTATACGCAAGAGGGGGATGGCGTGGTTCTAATGACGCCCGTCTATCATGCCTTTGCCCGTGTGATCCGCGCCGCCAATCGTCAGGTGGTCGAATGCCCGCTTGCACTGATTGAAGGCAAATATCACCTCGACATCCCCGCATGGGATGCGGCGATGACAGGGCGCGAAAAAATGCTGATCCTCTGCTCCCCCCATAATCCAGGCGGCAGGGTTTGGACTGTTGAAGAATTGCAGGCAATTGCCGATTTCGCGCGGAGACATGATCTGATCTTGGTTTCAGATGAAATCCACCATGACCTGATCATGCCAGGCCATACCCATACGCCAATGGCGAAAATTGACGGGATCATGGATCGTTTGGTGATGATGACCGCGACCACCAAAACCTTTAACATTGCGGGTGGCCATTCGGGCAATGTGATCATCCCTGACGCGGAGCTGCGCAAACACTTTGCCGCGCGCATGGGCGCTTTGGGGATTTCGGCCAATTCCTTTGGCCTCGCAATGGCCGAGGCGGCCTATAGCCCCGAAGGTGCAGAATGGGTCGATGCACTTTGCGCCTATCTCGCAAAAAACGCAGAAACCTTTGATGCAGGCATCGCCAAAATTCCAGGCCTAAAGCCCATGAAATTAGAGGCGACCTATTTGTCATGGGTCGACTTTTCGGGAACTGGCATGAGCCATGAAGAATCCATAGCCCGTGTGGAAGGGGACGCGCGGATCGCCACCAATTACGGGTCAAGCTTCGGCTTGGGTGGCGCGCCATTCCTGCGATTTAATCTCGCCATGCCCCATGCGCAGATTGAAGAGGCGGTTGCGCGGATGCAAAAGGCTTTTGCTGATTTGCAATAG
- a CDS encoding DMT family transporter has product MKQHPAYGLLLALTGALIIAPDTLLMRLSGMGGFEMLGWRGTAMGLVLIAAWFIAARGRHLVEVSALATGAGALLVLCQALNGALFSVAIAVAPVTVVLMGVATVPIFSAVLSHLMLGEPTTRATWLTIAAVLFGIALAIFGKSDAGLPFDLATLWGGLMGLSMGGFLAMTFVLIRKHHQLPILLGMGLGAFVSGMVGWAFGVPSGASSFDVFLILVTGAVILPASFFLLTLANRYTASANVSLLMLLETVLGPILVWVGVGEAPTPLMMVGGAIVVASLATYLLHMRFARGRAARAA; this is encoded by the coding sequence ATGAAACAGCATCCTGCATATGGCTTATTGCTTGCACTGACGGGCGCGTTGATCATCGCGCCTGATACGTTGCTGATGCGCTTGTCTGGTATGGGTGGGTTCGAGATGTTGGGCTGGCGCGGCACCGCGATGGGTTTGGTGCTGATTGCGGCTTGGTTTATCGCCGCGCGTGGGCGGCATCTTGTTGAAGTGTCAGCCCTTGCCACGGGCGCAGGCGCTTTGTTGGTTTTGTGTCAGGCGTTGAATGGGGCGCTTTTCAGCGTGGCCATCGCGGTGGCCCCTGTCACTGTGGTATTGATGGGCGTGGCGACCGTCCCGATTTTCTCGGCGGTGTTGTCTCATTTGATGTTGGGCGAGCCTACGACCCGCGCCACATGGTTGACGATTGCGGCGGTTCTTTTCGGGATTGCTCTGGCGATATTCGGCAAATCCGATGCAGGCCTGCCCTTTGATTTAGCCACGCTTTGGGGCGGCTTGATGGGCCTGTCTATGGGTGGGTTTCTGGCCATGACCTTTGTTCTGATCCGCAAACACCATCAATTGCCGATTTTACTCGGTATGGGCCTTGGGGCTTTTGTGTCGGGCATGGTGGGGTGGGCCTTTGGCGTGCCAAGCGGGGCAAGCAGCTTTGATGTGTTTTTGATCTTGGTGACGGGCGCGGTGATTTTGCCTGCCAGTTTCTTCCTGCTTACGCTGGCAAACCGATATACGGCATCGGCCAATGTCAGCCTTTTGATGCTGTTAGAAACTGTGCTTGGCCCGATCCTTGTCTGGGTTGGCGTGGGCGAGGCACCGACCCCTTTGATGATGGTGGGCGGTGCGATTGTGGTGGCCTCACTGGCAACATATTTGCTGCATATGCGCTTTGCGCGGGGGCGTGCGGCCCGCGCTGCGTGA
- a CDS encoding L-malyl-CoA/beta-methylmalyl-CoA lyase has product MSFRLQPQPVARPNRCQLFGPGSNVKLFEKMAASAADVINLDLEDSVAPSDKEAARANVIEAIGAVEWGKKTLSVRINGLDTPYWYREVVDLLENASDRLDQIMIPKVGNAADIYAVDALVSAIESAKGRQKRINFEVIIESAAGIAHVEEIAAASPRLVAMSLGAADFAASMGMQTTGIGGTQENYYMLHDGARHYSDPWHWAQTAIVAACRTHGVLPVDGPFGDFSDDEGYRAQARRSATLGMVGKWAIHPKQIALANEVFTPSEAAVAEAQEILAAMEDAKRSGAGATVYKGRLVDIASIKQAEVIVKQAQMIAQG; this is encoded by the coding sequence ATGAGCTTCCGTCTCCAGCCCCAACCTGTGGCCCGCCCAAACCGTTGTCAGCTTTTCGGGCCTGGCTCGAATGTGAAACTTTTTGAGAAAATGGCGGCCTCAGCAGCGGATGTCATCAACTTGGATCTCGAAGATTCCGTTGCCCCCAGTGACAAAGAGGCGGCCCGTGCGAATGTGATCGAGGCCATCGGTGCAGTTGAGTGGGGCAAAAAGACCCTCAGCGTGCGGATCAACGGGCTTGATACGCCCTATTGGTATCGGGAGGTGGTTGATCTGCTGGAAAACGCGTCTGACCGTCTGGATCAGATCATGATCCCAAAGGTGGGAAATGCCGCTGATATTTACGCGGTCGATGCGCTTGTTTCGGCAATTGAATCCGCCAAAGGCCGCCAAAAGCGGATCAATTTCGAGGTGATCATCGAATCTGCGGCAGGCATTGCTCATGTCGAAGAAATCGCCGCCGCATCGCCCCGCCTTGTAGCCATGAGCCTAGGGGCTGCGGACTTCGCGGCCTCGATGGGCATGCAGACCACAGGCATCGGCGGCACGCAGGAAAATTACTATATGCTGCACGATGGGGCGCGGCACTATTCTGATCCTTGGCATTGGGCACAGACCGCGATTGTCGCCGCCTGCCGCACCCATGGCGTCTTGCCCGTAGATGGGCCATTTGGCGATTTCTCGGATGATGAAGGCTATCGCGCGCAGGCCCGCCGCTCGGCCACTTTGGGCATGGTTGGGAAATGGGCCATCCATCCCAAGCAAATCGCGCTCGCCAATGAGGTGTTCACCCCATCCGAGGCCGCGGTGGCCGAGGCGCAGGAAATTCTGGCCGCTATGGAAGACGCTAAGCGCAGCGGCGCGGGGGCGACTGTCTATAAGGGCCGCTTGGTCGATATCGCCTCGATCAAACAGGCTGAGGTGATTGTCAAACAAGCACAGATGATTGCGCAAGGCTAA
- a CDS encoding acetyl-CoA carboxylase carboxyltransferase subunit alpha → MMNYLDFEKPLAEIEGKAEELRAMARGNSEMDVEAEAKALDKKAHDILKDLYKNLTPWRKCQVARHPDRPHCRDYINALFTEYTPLAGDRNFADDHAVMGGIARFNDRPVVVIGHEKGNDTKSRIEHNFGMARPEGYRKAVRLMDMADRFGLPVVTLVDTPGAYPGKGAEERGQSEAIARSTQKCLEIGVPLISVIIGEGGSGGAVAFATADHLAMLEHSIYSVISPEGCASILWKDAERMREAAEALRLTAQDLQKLGVCDRIIPEPMGGAQRDKAATIAAVGQAIEAMLAATKGMDRKKLIAARRKKYLDLGSKGLAA, encoded by the coding sequence GTGATGAACTATCTCGATTTCGAAAAACCCTTGGCCGAGATTGAAGGCAAGGCAGAAGAGTTGCGCGCAATGGCGCGTGGCAATTCTGAAATGGATGTCGAGGCAGAGGCAAAAGCGCTGGATAAAAAGGCGCATGATATCCTGAAGGATCTCTATAAAAACCTCACCCCTTGGCGCAAATGCCAAGTTGCGCGTCACCCCGACAGGCCACATTGCCGCGATTACATCAACGCGCTGTTCACCGAATATACCCCGCTTGCCGGGGATCGGAACTTTGCCGATGACCACGCCGTGATGGGGGGGATTGCACGATTCAATGATCGCCCCGTTGTGGTGATTGGTCACGAAAAGGGCAATGACACCAAATCACGCATTGAACATAACTTTGGCATGGCGCGGCCCGAAGGCTATCGCAAAGCCGTGCGTTTGATGGATATGGCTGATCGATTTGGCCTGCCTGTTGTCACCTTGGTCGACACCCCTGGCGCCTATCCTGGAAAAGGGGCTGAGGAACGCGGCCAATCTGAGGCCATTGCGCGGTCAACGCAGAAATGCCTCGAAATTGGCGTGCCTTTGATCAGCGTGATTATTGGCGAAGGCGGATCAGGCGGCGCCGTGGCCTTTGCCACCGCAGATCACCTCGCCATGTTGGAACATTCGATTTACTCGGTCATCAGCCCCGAGGGCTGCGCCTCAATCCTCTGGAAAGACGCCGAACGGATGCGCGAAGCCGCAGAGGCCTTGCGCCTCACTGCACAGGATTTGCAAAAGCTGGGCGTCTGCGACCGCATCATCCCCGAACCAATGGGCGGCGCGCAGCGCGACAAAGCGGCAACCATCGCGGCCGTTGGTCAGGCCATCGAGGCAATGCTTGCCGCAACAAAGGGCATGGATCGCAAAAAGCTGATTGCTGCACGGCGCAAGAAATATCTTGATTTGGGCTCGAAGGGCTTGGCGGCTTAA
- a CDS encoding 1-acyl-sn-glycerol-3-phosphate acyltransferase yields the protein MIQWLRSLIFVGQMYLMIPFVALAFAPWAIVSRQGAVAGVRFYARYVRWTAALLVGLRSEVRGDVPQGEVIVASKHQSFFDIIILTSVLPRPRFIMKKSLKNAPFLGWYAARLGCVAVDRGKRGQAIQAMVDGVLAGMGDEGQLIIFPQGTRVAPRVSKPYKVGVGVLVERTKMPCVPAATNVGLFWPRIGIARKSGLAVVEFLPPIPAGQDVQQVMAHLEREIETASDALMDETGL from the coding sequence ATGATCCAATGGTTAAGATCCCTGATCTTTGTTGGTCAGATGTATCTGATGATCCCGTTTGTCGCGCTAGCCTTCGCCCCATGGGCGATTGTCTCGCGCCAAGGCGCTGTGGCAGGCGTGCGGTTTTATGCGCGCTATGTGCGGTGGACGGCGGCCCTCTTGGTTGGTCTGCGCTCAGAGGTGCGGGGAGATGTGCCTCAGGGTGAGGTGATTGTGGCCTCAAAGCATCAAAGTTTTTTTGATATTATCATCTTGACCTCGGTGCTTCCGCGCCCGCGATTTATCATGAAGAAATCCCTCAAAAACGCGCCTTTTTTGGGCTGGTATGCAGCGCGGCTTGGCTGTGTTGCGGTTGACCGCGGCAAGCGGGGGCAGGCCATTCAAGCTATGGTCGATGGTGTGCTGGCGGGCATGGGCGATGAGGGGCAGTTGATCATATTCCCGCAAGGCACACGTGTGGCCCCACGTGTCAGTAAGCCCTATAAGGTTGGGGTGGGCGTATTGGTTGAACGCACAAAAATGCCATGTGTGCCCGCGGCCACCAATGTCGGACTGTTCTGGCCCCGCATCGGTATTGCGCGCAAATCTGGTCTTGCGGTGGTTGAGTTTTTGCCACCGATCCCCGCAGGGCAAGATGTGCAGCAGGTGATGGCACATCTCGAACGCGAGATTGAGACCGCCTCAGATGCACTGATGGACGAAACGGGGCTTTAA
- a CDS encoding cell division protein FtsX gives MLAVLFGDAASDRVVPSTGTAARLTIFASAAMAFLAVFALALSLAAGRVAARWSEDLARSSTIRVAAPLAEMDAQVDAVLAALAQTPGVASARALSLEEQRDLLAPWFGSDMPLEFLPLPRIIDVTETAEGYDVEGLRLRLEAEAPDAVLDNHDTWRRALISAAGRLRMMGYLALALIFAATVAMVSLAALAANVQVIRVLRLVGARDAYIAGAFVRRFALRSLIGGGCGAALGIGALLVFPNQASAQSFMVGLSFSGLEWLLPLIIPVMIAFVSFQATKAAAFRTLRGMP, from the coding sequence ATGCTGGCTGTTTTGTTCGGCGATGCAGCCTCGGATCGGGTAGTGCCCTCCACAGGCACGGCGGCACGCCTTACGATTTTTGCATCTGCAGCGATGGCCTTTTTGGCCGTATTCGCTTTGGCCCTATCCTTGGCGGCGGGGCGCGTTGCGGCGCGATGGTCTGAGGATTTAGCGCGCAGCAGCACCATTCGCGTGGCTGCCCCTTTGGCGGAGATGGACGCGCAGGTTGATGCAGTGCTTGCGGCCCTCGCGCAAACGCCCGGTGTTGCCTCTGCGCGAGCTTTATCCTTGGAAGAACAACGCGATCTGCTTGCCCCATGGTTTGGCAGCGATATGCCCCTTGAATTTTTACCTTTGCCACGGATCATAGATGTGACGGAAACGGCAGAAGGCTATGATGTCGAGGGCTTGCGCCTGCGTTTGGAAGCTGAGGCGCCTGATGCTGTTTTGGATAATCACGATACATGGCGCAGGGCGTTGATCTCGGCGGCGGGGCGGTTGCGCATGATGGGGTATCTGGCGCTGGCTTTGATCTTTGCCGCAACGGTTGCAATGGTCAGTTTGGCGGCGCTTGCGGCCAATGTGCAGGTGATCCGCGTCTTGCGATTGGTTGGTGCCCGTGATGCCTATATCGCGGGGGCCTTCGTGCGAAGATTTGCCTTGCGCAGTTTGATTGGTGGTGGATGCGGTGCCGCGCTTGGGATAGGCGCGCTGTTGGTTTTTCCAAATCAAGCAAGCGCGCAAAGCTTTATGGTGGGTCTGAGCTTTTCGGGTCTTGAGTGGCTCTTGCCCTTGATTATTCCCGTGATGATCGCTTTTGTGTCTTTCCAAGCGACCAAGGCTGCGGCCTTCCGAACTTTGCGAGGCATGCCATGA